Genomic DNA from Cydia fagiglandana chromosome 3, ilCydFagi1.1, whole genome shotgun sequence:
TGCCAGCAGGCTCAAGCACTTTAATATGCCATCGCTTACAAGTCGTAGGAAATGCAGCGAACTGCTAATactttacaaaataatacactgCCAAATTGACTGTCCCTCTCTCCTTTCTCTTCTCAATTTTATCACTCGTTACAAATCTCGCAACCCCTCGCTCAAAATATTTCAACtacagatttataaaaacaacaccTCATACTACAATCCAGTGACAAGAATGTGTCGATTATACAACGAAACTGCGGCCGAGAATCCTTCCATAGACATATTCGAACGCAGCTTAcccagttttaaaaataaaatacttaagaCTTTCTGTACCTAAGCTGCGCTCGCATTTATCTTATTAgtctattttaaatattttaccttGTTTAGTTTTACACCTAGTTTAATTAGTCTTATCTTGCTTAGTTTTTAGACCTagtttaagtaattaattagtAGATAACTCAATTAATGTGTAAATCTTACTACtgtttatataattttcttgACATCTCATCCCTCTAGCGTTATATTTTAACTGAATGTCATATCCTTCTGTGCACACATGTTTGGAGTTATAGTCCAGTTCTAAACTATAAGCttatttattaatgtaatttctgTAAATGTCTGTAACTTGTTTTGTgagcctaataaataaaataaaaacaaattggatttaagaaacagacacggtcactatcgtacttgtttattattttaaaacaatttaatcattccactgacttgcacgcgcactcatttcgaacctataTAGAAATGAGTCGGCgtgaacgtttactaggaaacaggtcaaacctgcagaatgcgcacctgaaaaaccgaaatgtaggtatagttccgctggccgaatattcggcggccggataccggatattcggccgatggtcaggccgaatatccggtatccggccaaacaactatccgttgcatctctagtttatTGTTGCTATTGTTTAAGTTTTCGATATTGGCCGCTAGATGGCAGACCGTTCCTATGCGCGAGACGCATGTGTGAATTGTAGGGGGCAGCAactctcccccctcccccctttcCCCACGAACGAACACATACActggtattattatttattacctgCGAAATTTGAATGCCAATTTTAAGTTTTTGATTTGAGTCACAAGGTGGCAGAGTTTGGTGCCTAAGTCAgttaaaaatcattatttttaaagttttcGAATGACCTATTCAAGATAATTTGCTCATATtagaacgttttttttttctttcagatttCTCTTCAAGTCAAGCTTTGAATACCATATCAATCGGCAATCTGTTGTGATCACCTACATGTGCAGATACTGCAATCAACAGAAAACGTTTAACAACAGATGCAAACTCCTCTCTCACATCCGGTCTCACGCCTTTAAAACTGCTACAATCAACGTCAGCGATTTGAAAGTAGACCCATTGCCAGCAAGCTACTTCGATAATCTAGCAGCTAAACATGGCATACGCTTAGAAACTAACAACTATAAAGCAACTCTGCTGCAACAAATTAAAGCCAAAACGCCGAGTAAATTCTCGTGCTTGGAATGTAATCTGGAAATAACAGTTAAAACACACGTAAACAAAGACAGAGCAAAACATTTTATGCAGTATACTAATAAAGTTCACGCCTGTCCAGTGTGTCTCTTTGCTCTACCAACAACTTGTGGCCTCAAATCGCACTTGCGTCTCCACTCGGGCAACGGGCCGTTCATCTGTCCAGAATGTGGGGTCCCATTAACAAAGAAGATGATACAATATCCATACACTCATGACTGCGAAGGATTTCGGATGATGCGAGCCACTGCAAGGTACAAGTGCCCTCTTCCACAATGTTACTTATTTCATCCAAATGAATACAAATCACACATGAGGAATAACCACATGAAGAGGGTGTTTAAATGCCCTTTGTGTGTTGTAGCGTGTTTCAATGAAGGCACTATAGCTAAACATTTGAAAAGCCATGCTACTGAAGCGAAAGCTTTAATATTCTTTCAATGTGAGATGTGCCCCGGAAGATTAGTACTAAACAATCAAATGGACAATCATTTGAGGGGTCATATCACTAATTCTGCTTTTGTCTATCCCTGCTGGGCTTGCGGTCAAGTGTTTAGGGAAGTCCGCAGTTTATTGCAGCATTATTCTAACAACCACGGTCAAACTGGAAAGTTTACGCCCCAGTCAGCCACAGCACCTGTTTCTGCTCCAAAACCTGATAAACCTGGCTTGGTTTATCGTGTAGTAAAAAGGTGTGACAAGTGTACAAGAAGCTTCACTTACAAatgcaaatatgaacaaatATCTATTCTGCCGAACGAGTGCCCTTTCAAATGTTCAGCGTCGGCCTCTAGTAAGCAAGTCATCACGGAACCAGAATTCGCGATACCAGCAGAAACCACAATCAAATGTTATTTGTGTAAGAAAGATATACCTGAAAACTGGGATGATATCAAGATTCATTTTGCGGCTGATCATAAAGAGCATCGCTGTTTGGATGCGACACTAGTTATACCAAAAATGAACGTtaagaaattaaaaagaaagCAAAGAAGGGAAGCCAGAAAACGGTTCCGAGAAACTTTGAAAAAATTAAGTGGACCAACGAacagcaaaaataaaaaaaacgctGGACAGCCTTCCAGTGTCCAAGCTTCGTTCTCTAGTAACAATCCATTAGCTTGCAAAAAATGTGGTCACGAAGCCCAAGACAAACTACAGCTGGAAGACCACTTGAAAAGTCATAGAGATTCCAACATGGCGTACCAATGCATGGATTGCGGACAATGCTTCGTGGTTAAACCCTCCTTTACGACCCATTTATTAGTAGAGCATGGTATATCCGACGTTAACGAATATATACTTTCGAAACAATGCTACAATGCTGACGCCCTGTTAAAGAATAATTTCACCACGGATAAAGTTAAAGAGGAGGAACCACTGCGCGAAAACCAATGCCAAATTTGTCGGGATCAATTCGACGATCCAGAAGACTTAGAAAAACATTTCAGAGTTCACGGTATGGCCTTTTTAATGAAGAATTCATCTGCAAAGAATAATAGtccataaaaatatacatcGCTAGCCAGAGAAGTCGCTAGCCGACTACGTATTTTAGATATAGGTATGTACTAGATACATATAAGTCGGTATTGTTTATTGGTTACTTTAAGTACTTTGAGACTGAAATTTTAGTtcgttaataaaatatgtagacAGCACTTGAGTTAGTCATTTTGATTAACCCCTTTACCAGGCCACGAAGAAAAAGCGTGTCTTAAGTGGTCTTATTAagcatattattatatagaTGTATGCAACCGCCAACCGTATAGAACATCTTGTATGGAATGGTATTAACAATATGGAATATATTGGTATGGTTAATTCCATTCACAATAGTTGGATATGTTCCTGTAACCAGAAAAGAAAGTGGCTTACGGTAACTCCATTGCCTGTCTGTAATGAACAGACTACGTAGGATCCGCCACCGAGCATTCACACTGCGCAGCGGGCCCGCCGCCGACCCGACACTCGCCTGCCCTGTGGCACCTGAGGGGCtatcgcgaaaaccgaaattcgcaaattgcggggatctttctcttttactccaatgaaggcgtaataagggtgacagagaaagatgcccgcaatttgcgaacttatAAGCCCTGGTACGTTAAGCTTAAAGTTGCCAGCGATTTAATAGCCCAGGGCCCAGTCTGTAcaactgttattttaaacgtcaaacaaatacaaatacaaataatttatttataacaccAAGTTACAGGTCAGGCTTAGGTCTAGGAAATACATTtggtatatttataaattatgaatCATACTATACAATAGGGTACATAAGTTATGTTAATATTATCACAATCATACAgtttatgttattattattaaaatcattGATTAGGAAGTTCGTAGAACTCATCCAATGAATAAAACGTGTGGTCGAGGAGCCACCTACGTAGTTTTAGCTTAAAGGTCACTATGGAAGCTGCATCCTTTTTAATTGTGTTCGGCAGTCTGTTGTACACAGACGGGCCCATCACATACACCGACCTCTCGGACTTGCGTAGGTCGTGTTTAGGTGTGATGAGCAGATGGGAGAGCTTATTGCTGCGCATAGCGCGGTGCGGATTCACACCTCGCTGTTGGAAAACATCCAAGTTCTTGTGTGTGAAGAGAGCTACCTGGCAAATGAGTTCGCAGGGAAGGGGCATGATATTTAGTTCTTTAAACAGCTCTCTGCACGGGGCATCATTGGGTGCGCCGACAATCGCACGTACCGCCTTCTTCTGCATTCTGAAGGCCCGCCCGGCGTCTGCAGCCCGCGCCCACAGCTCTACGCCGTAGGTGAGGAGGCTGAGAACGGTCGCAAAATAACACGATATTACTACGCTGCGAGACGCCGTGCTAGCCAGGCGACGGAGCGCGAAGTGTGCGCGACCTAACTTGGAGCAGAGTTCGTCGATGTGGTAGCCCCACGTGAGGGCACTATCGATATGAAAGCCCAGCAGCTTCGTGGTTCGGACCATCTGCAGGGCGGTATGATTGTCGGCGGTGACCGAGTAGGGTGGTGGTGGTGCGCCGTTTAGTTGGAATActataaacatagttttttCCCTGTTTAGGGCTAAGCCATTTAGTCGGAACCACCACTCGAGCCTTTGAACTGTGTAGTTTAGCTTCTGCTCCAGCTCATGAGACGTTGGTGCCGTGACTACAGCAGCTACGTCGTCGGCATACATGTATATCTCTGCTTCACTTATGGCACTAGGTAGGTCATTAAGCAATAAGCTGAAAAGTGTATTTGATAAGCACGAGCCCTGCGGAACGCCCATCGTGTTTATCATTTCGGCTGACTTAATCTGACCCCCACCACCGACAACCGTTTGCGAACGGTCAGACATAAAGGACGTTAGCAAGGACAAGACGGGACCGCGTATGCCGTAGACATTTAATTTGTCGGCGATGAGTTGGTGATCGGCGGTGTCGAACGCGCGCGAGAGGTCGCAGCATATCAGTGCGACGGGCTGGCTAGCCTCGCGCGCACTCAGCACACGCCACACCACTTCTCGCACCAGGTCGGTGGTGGCACGCCCCGCTCTGTAAGCGTACTGCCTCTCCGTCACAATGTTAAGTTGTCCGATAAAGGATAAAATTCTTTTATTTAAACCTACCTCGAATACCTTACAGACAGCGGGGACCAAGGATATCGGCCTATAAGATTTCATGTCTGACTTTTTGCCTTTTCCTTTGTAGAGGGGCGATATTTTTCCAAACCTCTATAAAATGATgatgtttaaataacacttgcacagtctgggctatcaaaatagctgccaacttagcttggtctatgTTAATAATTGGCAATTAATGGGTAGGTAGTTATGTCAACAGTCAAATAacttatgtatatattataagcTAATAAGTCTCACAGCCGCCCGGCGTCAATGTCAAGCACACAGTCAATAGAAGTGAAATCAAAATCTATATGAACAGACATTTTATAATCgatttaattttgaatattaaaGTAGACACTGGACAAAATTATTTCTAGGTCTTAAAGTATCTAGGTATTCATTACGTATGGAACTTTGtgcgaaataaataaattggctGACATCATTATGCTAATGGATTTTTAACATAGGTATTCACAATCAGGATAATCACACAGTTTGAACACATTTTAATAACTGAGGTATCAGGGTATCACAGATCACACAGATGTGATGATAAAATTAACATGCCCTTTACAAGTTAATTTacttattatagttcgttttttttagcattagaaagaactccacagaagcaagcgtgcagtttttatcaggctctttaattcttaataattattagagatgccccgaat
This window encodes:
- the LOC134680448 gene encoding uncharacterized protein LOC134680448; protein product: MYADDVAAVVTAPTSHELEQKLNYTVQRLEWWFRLNGLALNREKTMFIVFQLNGAPPPPYSVTADNHTALQMVRTTKLLGFHIDSALTWGYHIDELCSKLGRAHFALRRLASTASRSVVISCYFATVLSLLTYGVELWARAADAGRAFRMQKKAVRAIVGAPNDAPCRELFKELNIMPLPCELICQVALFTHKNLDVFQQRGVNPHRAMRSNKLSHLLITPKHDLRKSERSVYVMGPSVYNRLPNTIKKDAASIVTFKLKLRRWLLDHTFYSLDEFYELPNQ
- the LOC134680047 gene encoding zinc finger protein 532-like, which encodes MASDTINDRLSIKNLLFTKALPNYVIPVPTAGYKTYPCIDCGDRFLFKSSFEYHINRQSVVITYMCRYCNQQKTFNNRCKLLSHIRSHAFKTATINVSDLKVDPLPASYFDNLAAKHGIRLETNNYKATLLQQIKAKTPSKFSCLECNLEITVKTHVNKDRAKHFMQYTNKVHACPVCLFALPTTCGLKSHLRLHSGNGPFICPECGVPLTKKMIQYPYTHDCEGFRMMRATARYKCPLPQCYLFHPNEYKSHMRNNHMKRVFKCPLCVVACFNEGTIAKHLKSHATEAKALIFFQCEMCPGRLVLNNQMDNHLRGHITNSAFVYPCWACGQVFREVRSLLQHYSNNHGQTGKFTPQSATAPVSAPKPDKPGLVYRVVKRCDKCTRSFTYKCKYEQISILPNECPFKCSASASSKQVITEPEFAIPAETTIKCYLCKKDIPENWDDIKIHFAADHKEHRCLDATLVIPKMNVKKLKRKQRREARKRFRETLKKLSGPTNSKNKKNAGQPSSVQASFSSNNPLACKKCGHEAQDKLQLEDHLKSHRDSNMAYQCMDCGQCFVVKPSFTTHLLVEHGISDVNEYILSKQCYNADALLKNNFTTDKVKEEEPLRENQCQICRDQFDDPEDLEKHFRVHGMAFLMKNSSAKNNSP